From Paenibacillus sp. V4I7, one genomic window encodes:
- a CDS encoding DUF6382 domain-containing protein, translating to MTQEVFGLRYEFVYRHGHYMVLYKEDGLDSKTLSTLQVRMLEANDVPNLLQLEIQEVDFRISLLYNLSAKRMLSHVLKVEGLSKQHFAKLMYAIVCALGESKNYMLFESGYVLRDNFIFIGSDWSDVFLTYVPLEPTADEESVSKSLESLMKQLSHKLNNEERTVVVSWMESLSRNRSLQGYKENLLALMDEHLPVQEAYQASNHDNEQVPEIRPNTQMPPVKVNGLPKPLWNRNELHQPVILNNSIEELQPKKEASMKERSEGLPVSFTSLSGRSRTIVLAVVILLIAFLWQNYFTYPSTSTLQITSGISILLMNVWFVIRFLGLPRFQRYTKESSGVNLPIFPVVERQLDQKLEAPSPEPTNIQNYYQNLHMHTTLLSQKKPNATVFLGRLMNQPLGARIEWQIEGTTKTFPLNNDHFTMGRGDASLKVDYVLEEAGASRIHAEIIKIEEGYVIKDTGSTNGTYLNGEPLVTYQSYPLKDGDEIRIVRQEIRFRL from the coding sequence ATGACGCAAGAAGTATTTGGACTTCGTTATGAATTTGTATATCGACATGGTCATTATATGGTGTTGTATAAGGAAGATGGTTTGGATTCGAAAACGCTCTCGACTTTGCAGGTCAGGATGCTTGAAGCTAACGATGTACCGAACCTTCTACAGCTCGAAATACAAGAGGTGGATTTCCGCATCAGTTTACTGTATAACTTGTCAGCTAAACGAATGCTGTCCCATGTTCTGAAAGTGGAGGGGCTGTCTAAACAGCATTTTGCAAAGCTTATGTATGCAATTGTTTGTGCACTAGGAGAAAGTAAAAATTACATGCTTTTTGAATCTGGATACGTTTTGAGGGATAATTTCATCTTCATTGGCAGTGATTGGTCGGATGTATTTCTGACTTATGTGCCGCTTGAACCTACCGCTGATGAAGAATCCGTATCCAAATCACTTGAGTCTTTGATGAAACAACTCTCACATAAATTGAACAATGAGGAGAGGACCGTGGTAGTTTCGTGGATGGAGTCATTATCGCGGAATCGGAGCTTGCAAGGATATAAGGAGAATCTGCTCGCTCTGATGGACGAACATCTACCCGTGCAAGAAGCTTATCAGGCATCTAATCATGATAACGAGCAAGTGCCAGAAATTCGTCCTAATACGCAAATGCCTCCTGTAAAAGTAAACGGCTTGCCTAAGCCACTATGGAATCGGAATGAATTACATCAGCCAGTTATTCTAAACAACTCAATTGAGGAGCTTCAACCCAAAAAAGAGGCGAGTATGAAAGAAAGAAGTGAGGGACTTCCGGTCTCCTTTACCTCTTTATCGGGGCGGTCACGAACGATAGTCCTTGCTGTTGTTATTCTGCTAATAGCGTTTCTATGGCAGAATTATTTTACATACCCATCTACAAGTACTTTGCAAATAACCTCAGGAATCTCAATTTTACTCATGAATGTTTGGTTTGTTATTCGATTTTTAGGATTACCTCGCTTTCAACGATACACGAAAGAAAGCAGTGGTGTTAACCTGCCCATCTTCCCGGTTGTAGAAAGGCAACTGGATCAAAAGCTAGAAGCACCATCACCTGAACCGACCAATATACAAAATTATTATCAAAATTTACATATGCATACGACCTTGCTCAGTCAAAAAAAGCCAAACGCTACCGTTTTCCTTGGCAGGCTAATGAATCAACCGTTAGGAGCAAGAATTGAATGGCAAATCGAAGGCACTACTAAAACGTTTCCTCTGAATAACGATCATTTTACAATGGGCAGAGGCGATGCCAGTTTGAAGGTCGATTATGTTTTGGAGGAAGCGGGAGCTTCCAGAATACATGCTGAAATAATTAAGATTGAAGAAGGTTATGTGATTAAAGATACAGGATCAACGAATGGAACCTATTTAAATGGCGAACCATTAGTTACTTATCAGTCCTACCCGTTGAAAGATGGGGACGAGATTCGAATTGTGCGGCAGGAGATTAGATTTCGGTTGTGA
- a CDS encoding Flp1 family type IVb pilin codes for MKTALDWLKQFWEDEEGLGTLEILLIVAVLVAIAIIFRKWIVSWFQKLIGDANSDLKDNSAVVPCAPSPTTSCAP; via the coding sequence ATGAAAACGGCGTTAGATTGGCTGAAACAGTTTTGGGAAGATGAAGAAGGATTAGGCACTTTAGAGATTTTATTGATTGTTGCTGTGCTTGTAGCTATAGCAATTATATTCAGAAAATGGATCGTCTCGTGGTTCCAGAAGCTAATTGGGGATGCCAACTCTGATTTAAAAGACAACAGCGCGGTTGTTCCTTGTGCGCCTAGTCCAACAACTAGCTGTGCGCCATAG
- a CDS encoding TadE/TadG family type IV pilus assembly protein has protein sequence MLRKFHHEQNGGVVLEASLVLPFFLAFVIGLIICIQIAVLEMELQAGVSEATKSVAGQLYPVRLLVQEAKSKFDQSHAGEMMSSVVDRVQTARDQVKNTENLADEYAAYIPNSLLELVKWEKEKRELGEGKAQEELDELYESQVKPRIHAAFTPIVYAFCKQTIMKKEKFKVISVTLPGMESGGDAFFGIEAQITYKLPLPFISHTIILKKKAFERAWIGA, from the coding sequence ATGCTTCGAAAGTTTCACCATGAGCAGAATGGCGGCGTGGTGTTGGAGGCTTCTTTGGTGCTGCCGTTCTTTTTAGCCTTTGTGATTGGTCTTATCATATGTATTCAGATTGCCGTATTAGAAATGGAGCTGCAAGCCGGGGTATCGGAGGCAACAAAGTCGGTTGCCGGTCAATTATACCCTGTACGGCTTCTTGTCCAAGAAGCCAAATCGAAATTCGATCAGAGCCACGCAGGTGAAATGATGAGTTCAGTTGTAGATCGTGTACAAACGGCTCGAGATCAAGTGAAGAACACTGAGAATCTGGCTGATGAATATGCCGCTTACATCCCGAATTCACTCCTAGAGCTTGTTAAATGGGAAAAAGAAAAGCGTGAATTAGGAGAGGGGAAGGCTCAAGAAGAACTGGATGAGCTTTACGAGAGTCAAGTTAAGCCGCGTATTCATGCGGCCTTCACACCGATTGTTTATGCATTTTGCAAACAAACCATCATGAAGAAAGAGAAATTTAAGGTCATTTCTGTGACTCTCCCGGGTATGGAAAGCGGTGGCGATGCTTTTTTTGGTATAGAAGCTCAAATAACCTACAAGCTTCCTCTGCCGTTCATAAGTCACACGATCATATTAAAGAAGAAGGCTTTTGAGCGGGCATGGATAGGCGCCTAA
- a CDS encoding CpaF family protein: MNHDLFLTLKQQIKERIDLSSTVSDVTLIELIEETVFSAAGEHGWTSSEMQALVKRVFDSFRGLDILQPLIDDPSVTEIMVNGHECIFFERKGAVERYPYPLESAEKLEDLIQMIVSKVNRIVNQATPIVDARLPDGSRVNIVLPPASLSGPTLTIRKFPEKPLLMADLIRMGSISEEAAELLQVMVESGFNIFIGGGTGSGKTTFLNALSAWIPPHERIITIEDSAELQIQTVPNLVRMETRNANTEGKGEITIRELIRSSLRMRPNRIIVGEVRGAEALDMLAAMNTGHDGSLSTGHANTSVDMLSRLETMVLSGAQLPVDVIRKQIASALDVMVHVSRIRDRTRRVTEIHEVLGVKDGEVQLHPLFLFVEKGETVDRKVIGELAYTGNRLHHMHKIRMAGKKLPDWFKQVQEERDTG, from the coding sequence ATGAATCATGATTTGTTTCTCACTTTGAAACAGCAGATTAAAGAGAGGATTGATCTTTCCAGCACGGTCAGCGATGTCACATTAATTGAGCTTATTGAGGAGACCGTTTTCAGCGCAGCAGGAGAACACGGTTGGACTTCAAGCGAGATGCAGGCTTTGGTAAAGCGAGTTTTTGATTCATTCAGGGGCTTGGATATTCTTCAACCGTTGATCGATGATCCATCCGTGACAGAGATCATGGTAAATGGGCATGAGTGCATCTTTTTCGAAAGGAAGGGCGCCGTTGAGCGATATCCGTATCCTTTGGAAAGTGCAGAGAAGCTTGAGGATCTCATTCAGATGATTGTGTCTAAAGTGAACAGGATCGTCAATCAAGCAACACCAATTGTCGATGCGCGTCTGCCTGACGGGTCGAGGGTCAACATCGTACTTCCGCCGGCCTCTTTGAGTGGTCCCACTTTAACGATTCGTAAGTTTCCGGAAAAGCCCCTGCTAATGGCAGATTTGATTCGTATGGGAAGTATCTCGGAGGAGGCAGCAGAACTTCTACAAGTAATGGTTGAATCAGGCTTTAATATCTTTATTGGTGGCGGAACAGGTTCTGGGAAGACGACATTTCTAAATGCACTTAGTGCTTGGATTCCCCCACACGAACGCATCATTACGATTGAAGATTCTGCTGAGCTTCAGATACAGACTGTACCTAATTTGGTGAGAATGGAAACTAGAAATGCCAATACCGAAGGGAAAGGAGAAATCACGATTCGAGAGCTTATTCGTTCTTCGCTGCGAATGCGTCCCAATCGGATAATTGTTGGGGAGGTTCGAGGAGCGGAAGCACTCGACATGCTAGCTGCGATGAATACTGGGCATGACGGAAGTTTAAGCACAGGACATGCGAATACATCTGTTGACATGCTCAGCCGACTAGAGACGATGGTGCTAAGTGGAGCCCAACTTCCAGTAGACGTCATTCGTAAGCAAATTGCCTCAGCGCTGGATGTTATGGTTCATGTAAGCAGAATTCGTGATCGTACCCGTAGAGTCACAGAAATTCATGAGGTGCTAGGTGTGAAGGATGGTGAGGTTCAACTGCATCCACTTTTCCTATTTGTTGAAAAAGGGGAAACGGTGGATCGTAAGGTCATTGGTGAGCTCGCTTATACCGGAAACCGACTGCACCATATGCACAAAATTCGAATGGCTGGAAAGAAGCTGCCAGATTGGTTTAAACAGGTTCAGGAAGAACGTGATACAGGATGA
- a CDS encoding serine/threonine-protein kinase codes for MNKQNWIGTCIGGRYRIEALLGQGGMSHVYLAEDLKLKGKKWAVKECLPFEADDMTFFLEEAEMLARLQHPQLPQLVDYFTTEDGKGFLVMDYIQGPTLQDLFEDRGRELPIAKIVHVAFQLCDLLHYLHTFQPRPIIYRDLKPSNVMLNEQNQVRLIDFGVARQFKHGKQSDTMQMGTIGFAAPEQFLGLQTDARTDLFTLGSMLYYLLSGGQYAYITQKPLEQIRTDLPDVLTSTVRLLLQEHPQNRCQSAMEVKMRLRSIYSESTMTPDTLTPHTPFITSTTDKLIVIGGLFAGVGATFMAITLARILHSLHIPNALVEQPTIEPDLYMLLYGDRKAPKDYSFVSNLISDQTSVAISAWTNGFTTWVPLHPEGFQSSWHPSDSFKLLHTIKKPIVIWDVSTHWEDPSVQELCHSADEIIVVVDASPGKCNRPSSRAHFNRFDTYQQRGKKVHYVANGTMPGHFRNEWVDSLPTAPLCTLPEIPRAEVMRAVWKGECIQDQTEVLETLKDALSPLLREILPNETVRKSSLKGSKSLFSRFKKLS; via the coding sequence ATGAATAAACAAAACTGGATTGGAACATGTATAGGGGGAAGATATCGAATTGAAGCCTTGCTCGGTCAAGGTGGAATGAGTCATGTTTATTTAGCAGAAGATTTGAAGCTAAAAGGGAAGAAATGGGCAGTGAAAGAATGTTTGCCTTTCGAAGCCGATGATATGACATTCTTCCTGGAAGAAGCGGAAATGCTCGCTAGGCTTCAACATCCCCAGCTGCCGCAGTTAGTTGATTATTTTACAACCGAGGATGGAAAAGGCTTCTTGGTTATGGATTATATTCAAGGGCCAACGTTGCAAGATTTATTCGAAGATAGGGGTCGCGAGTTACCCATAGCGAAAATTGTTCATGTTGCCTTTCAGCTATGCGATTTACTTCACTATTTGCACACGTTTCAGCCTCGTCCGATTATTTACCGCGATCTCAAGCCTTCCAATGTGATGTTAAATGAGCAGAACCAAGTTCGATTAATCGATTTTGGTGTTGCCAGACAATTCAAACACGGTAAACAATCTGATACCATGCAAATGGGTACGATTGGCTTTGCGGCTCCCGAGCAGTTTTTAGGCTTACAGACCGATGCGCGCACTGATTTATTTACGCTCGGTTCCATGCTGTATTACTTATTATCGGGCGGCCAATATGCGTATATCACTCAAAAGCCGTTGGAACAGATACGAACAGATTTACCAGATGTCTTAACCTCCACTGTACGATTACTCCTGCAAGAGCACCCGCAAAACCGCTGTCAATCTGCCATGGAAGTAAAAATGAGACTTCGTTCCATCTATTCCGAATCAACTATGACCCCAGATACGTTGACTCCGCACACGCCATTCATCACTTCAACAACTGATAAATTAATTGTTATTGGCGGTTTATTTGCAGGGGTAGGTGCGACATTCATGGCAATTACATTGGCAAGAATTCTTCATTCTTTGCACATTCCAAACGCGCTAGTTGAGCAGCCAACAATTGAACCTGATTTGTATATGCTCCTTTACGGCGATCGCAAGGCTCCTAAGGATTACTCCTTCGTGTCGAATCTCATAAGTGACCAAACGTCAGTAGCGATTTCAGCATGGACCAACGGGTTTACGACATGGGTACCCCTTCATCCTGAGGGGTTTCAAAGCTCATGGCATCCTTCGGATTCCTTCAAACTTCTACATACGATAAAAAAACCGATCGTCATCTGGGACGTATCCACGCATTGGGAAGATCCTTCTGTTCAAGAACTTTGTCACAGTGCGGATGAGATCATTGTAGTTGTAGACGCCTCTCCCGGAAAGTGTAATCGCCCAAGTTCGCGAGCACATTTCAATCGATTTGATACGTATCAGCAGCGTGGCAAAAAGGTGCATTATGTGGCGAACGGTACGATGCCGGGACACTTCCGGAATGAATGGGTAGATTCGCTTCCTACGGCACCGTTATGCACCTTGCCTGAAATACCGCGTGCTGAGGTTATGCGTGCTGTTTGGAAAGGGGAATGTATTCAAGATCAGACTGAAGTATTGGAAACGTTGAAAGATGCACTGAGCCCTTTGCTTAGAGAAATTCTGCCGAATGAGACAGTTAGAAAAAGTAGTCTGAAGGGGAGTAAATCATTATTCTCACGATTCAAAAAGCTTAGTTAG
- a CDS encoding ABC-F family ATP-binding cassette domain-containing protein, translated as MSLLTIEDLSHSFGDRTLFKNVSFRLLAGERVGIVGANGVGKSTLMNILTGKVLKDTGKVEWTPRVHYGYLDQHSVLEPGKTIRDILRDAFLPLFEAEKEMMAITEKMGDATPEELEVLLEQMGEIQERLDIGGFYMLDVKIEEMGNGLGLNAIGLDRDVTSLSGGQRTKVLLAKLLLEKPTVLLLDEPTNYLDVEHIEWLKMYLKDYPFAFMLISHDTEFMNEVVNVVYHLEFTKLTRYTANYEKFLDMAEMNKTQHIDAYEKQQEYIKKQEDFIARNKARASTSTRAKSREKQLDKIDRIERPETAMKPTFVFKESRSSSRVVFEAENLEIGYDRPLLPKMNVTIERGEKIAIVGCNGVGKSTLLKTILGKLEPFNGKTFRGDYLSPAYFEQEIKAPNMTPIDDVWNEFSSMTQNEVRGALARVGLKNEHITRAMSKLSGGEQSKVRLCKLLMRESNWLLFDEPTNHLDVVAKEELQRALKEYKGTVLLVCHEPEFYEGWVTRVWDVEEWSAKVTN; from the coding sequence ATGAGTCTTTTGACAATTGAAGATTTAAGCCATAGCTTTGGAGATCGTACGTTATTTAAAAATGTATCATTCCGTCTGCTCGCTGGCGAGCGTGTCGGTATTGTTGGAGCTAATGGCGTGGGGAAATCCACGTTAATGAATATATTAACCGGAAAAGTTCTTAAAGATACAGGTAAGGTTGAATGGACGCCGCGCGTACATTACGGATATTTGGACCAGCATTCCGTGTTAGAACCAGGCAAAACCATTCGTGATATTCTGCGCGATGCTTTTCTTCCTCTCTTTGAAGCGGAGAAGGAGATGATGGCGATTACCGAAAAAATGGGTGATGCCACACCGGAAGAGCTTGAGGTTCTTCTGGAGCAAATGGGCGAAATTCAAGAGCGTTTGGATATCGGCGGTTTCTATATGCTGGATGTGAAAATCGAAGAAATGGGTAACGGTCTTGGGCTTAATGCCATTGGTCTAGACCGTGATGTTACTTCTCTTAGTGGTGGACAGCGTACGAAAGTTCTTTTGGCTAAATTGCTCCTAGAGAAACCGACTGTTCTTCTCTTAGATGAGCCGACCAACTATTTGGACGTTGAGCATATTGAATGGTTGAAAATGTATCTCAAAGATTACCCGTTTGCCTTTATGCTGATATCCCATGACACGGAATTCATGAATGAAGTCGTTAACGTGGTATACCACTTGGAATTCACGAAGCTGACACGTTATACAGCGAATTATGAGAAATTCCTTGATATGGCTGAAATGAACAAAACACAGCATATTGACGCTTACGAAAAGCAGCAAGAGTACATTAAAAAACAAGAAGATTTCATCGCGCGTAATAAAGCGCGGGCGTCAACTTCAACCCGTGCCAAGAGCCGGGAGAAACAACTTGATAAAATTGACCGAATTGAGCGTCCAGAGACGGCTATGAAGCCGACTTTTGTGTTCAAGGAATCACGTTCAAGCAGCAGAGTGGTTTTTGAGGCGGAAAACTTGGAAATCGGTTATGATCGTCCTCTTTTACCGAAGATGAATGTAACGATTGAGCGCGGCGAGAAAATTGCTATTGTCGGATGCAACGGTGTTGGTAAATCTACACTTCTCAAAACGATTCTTGGTAAGCTTGAGCCGTTTAACGGCAAAACATTCCGTGGAGATTACTTGAGTCCTGCCTATTTCGAACAAGAAATTAAAGCACCGAACATGACTCCGATCGATGACGTATGGAACGAGTTCTCTTCGATGACTCAAAATGAGGTCAGAGGGGCACTTGCAAGGGTAGGGCTCAAAAATGAGCACATCACACGTGCTATGAGTAAGCTTAGCGGTGGTGAACAATCAAAAGTAAGGCTTTGTAAACTTCTTATGAGAGAAAGCAACTGGTTGTTGTTCGATGAGCCGACGAACCATTTGGACGTCGTTGCCAAAGAAGAGCTTCAGAGGGCTTTGAAAGAATATAAAGGTACCGTTCTACTTGTTTGTCACGAACCTGAATTTTATGAAGGTTGGGTAACAAGAGTGTGGGATGTTGAAGAGTGGTCTGCAAAAGTAACCAATTAG
- a CDS encoding prepilin peptidase produces MIHWILFILIAIAFVIDVRQSRIPNKITFCGTMIGFIFHACTEGWSGVFFAVIGAITGFTALLLLYFFGALGAGDVKLFAAIGAMMGFTFVLQSMLYAILCAGVIGLILLFIRKQMIKTGHKIATWLVSIVVCQDMGSLLGMKHQKNMKFPFMYAVVPGVALTWYYSFL; encoded by the coding sequence TTGATTCATTGGATCTTATTTATACTAATAGCCATTGCATTTGTGATTGACGTACGTCAATCACGGATCCCAAACAAGATTACTTTCTGTGGAACAATGATTGGCTTCATATTCCACGCATGTACGGAAGGTTGGAGCGGAGTGTTTTTTGCTGTGATTGGTGCAATTACTGGTTTTACGGCTCTTCTTTTGCTTTATTTTTTTGGTGCTCTTGGTGCAGGTGATGTAAAGCTATTTGCTGCCATTGGGGCGATGATGGGTTTTACATTCGTCCTTCAATCGATGCTTTATGCCATTTTATGTGCAGGTGTTATCGGACTTATTTTGCTCTTTATCCGCAAACAGATGATAAAAACAGGTCATAAAATTGCCACATGGCTGGTTTCAATTGTTGTATGTCAAGACATGGGTAGTCTGCTAGGAATGAAGCATCAAAAAAACATGAAATTTCCGTTTATGTACGCAGTTGTACCGGGCGTTGCACTGACTTGGTATTATTCGTTTTTATGA
- a CDS encoding TadE family protein — MRLVQQLAVRHRRLLSLRVNEEGSFTLEASLVFPLILLCTVTLLFVGMYAYQSVFVQQLARTAAERLAFTWNNSHKDLVTGNYNPSETDGLYWRLTHDSVSDLFGMLSGSGATEVIIPSSSASGHVESKLAKTSALLPQGVTGTAKYANYLFDHQVEVKLQKSFLMPTQLKRWLDSEQTTGRAVSHVVEPVELIRLTDITRTYFKAIKGRISPQKAREALVEPIQGGLSGPSVSIQSERQAAAYLKALVGGTEVILTTTSGKSRTVDALDARGIGHQAFYNMTEFQLRTEQMPKDIELLNERTQVKGIVWHFFKKDTSGKGMPSHSFRKELERKGIVVVIHN, encoded by the coding sequence GTGCGCCTAGTCCAACAACTAGCTGTGCGCCATAGGCGTTTACTGAGTCTCCGTGTAAATGAGGAAGGAAGCTTTACTTTAGAAGCTTCTCTTGTATTTCCGCTGATTCTACTTTGTACGGTTACGCTTCTTTTTGTGGGCATGTATGCGTATCAGAGCGTATTTGTTCAGCAGCTTGCGAGGACTGCGGCAGAGCGTCTTGCCTTTACGTGGAATAACAGCCACAAAGATTTGGTGACAGGAAACTATAACCCCAGTGAAACAGATGGTCTTTATTGGCGACTTACACATGATAGTGTGTCAGATTTATTCGGAATGCTGAGTGGGAGTGGCGCAACAGAAGTCATTATTCCCTCGAGCAGTGCGAGTGGTCACGTGGAGAGCAAACTTGCCAAAACCTCAGCTTTACTGCCGCAAGGTGTGACGGGAACTGCAAAATACGCCAACTATCTTTTTGACCATCAGGTAGAAGTGAAATTGCAAAAGTCATTTCTTATGCCGACGCAGCTAAAGAGATGGTTGGATTCTGAGCAAACAACTGGCAGGGCCGTTTCACATGTTGTGGAGCCTGTTGAACTCATTCGATTAACGGATATTACACGTACGTATTTCAAAGCGATTAAAGGCCGAATTTCCCCTCAAAAGGCGAGAGAGGCTCTCGTAGAGCCCATTCAAGGTGGATTATCAGGCCCCAGTGTGTCCATACAATCAGAGCGCCAAGCCGCGGCCTATTTGAAGGCACTGGTTGGAGGTACAGAGGTTATTTTGACCACAACATCAGGAAAAAGCAGAACAGTAGATGCGTTGGATGCTCGAGGTATTGGTCATCAAGCTTTTTACAATATGACGGAGTTTCAGCTTCGCACCGAGCAAATGCCTAAGGATATAGAGCTTCTCAATGAAAGGACACAAGTGAAGGGCATCGTATGGCACTTTTTCAAAAAAGATACCAGCGGTAAAGGAATGCCCTCTCATTCATTTCGCAAGGAGCTGGAGCGTAAAGGGATAGTTGTTGTCATCCACAATTAG
- a CDS encoding acyl-CoA thioesterase yields MEQRFARESRCFKTSRIFPTDVNNHNTLFGGKLMSYIDDIASIAAHKHCRRSVVTASTDSVDFLSPIHTSDSVCLESFVTWTGKSSMEVFVKVVTEDLKTGARKIAATSFLTFVALDDNKVPVEVPDVVPETEEEKKLHESAPHRAEMRRLRRVESKKLASFFTMKYPWE; encoded by the coding sequence ATGGAACAACGCTTTGCTAGAGAGTCCAGATGTTTCAAGACGTCACGAATTTTTCCGACCGATGTAAATAATCACAACACGCTATTTGGTGGTAAGCTGATGTCCTATATTGATGATATCGCATCGATTGCCGCACATAAACATTGCCGGAGGTCTGTTGTGACAGCCTCAACGGATTCTGTTGACTTTTTGTCGCCTATACATACGTCAGACTCGGTTTGCTTGGAGTCATTCGTGACATGGACAGGCAAAAGCTCGATGGAGGTTTTCGTCAAAGTTGTAACTGAAGATTTGAAAACAGGGGCAAGAAAAATAGCAGCAACCTCCTTCCTGACATTCGTTGCACTCGATGATAACAAAGTTCCTGTTGAAGTTCCAGATGTGGTTCCAGAGACGGAAGAAGAGAAAAAGCTGCATGAATCAGCGCCACATCGAGCAGAAATGAGACGTCTACGAAGAGTTGAAAGTAAGAAGCTGGCGAGCTTCTTCACAATGAAATACCCTTGGGAATAA
- a CDS encoding type II secretion system F family protein encodes MKILLLLLIIGAFSWFFLLYLERRKGTSKRAESQPIQHPSAINHLIDYNHYQLTSKEKVSAILMLAIPAFIVGYIFYKSFVLAAVLAAVGFAFPRIRKQQLIQLRKNKLYVQFKQALSCLSSSMTVGKSIETAFREALGDLKMLYPDPACLIVVEFSIICRKVENGEPIETALKNLADRSHLEDVRSFTDVFLTCKRTGGNLVEVMKRTAAVIGEKLEISQDISVMIAQKRFESRVLLFAPIVIVAVLAFSSPEYMDPLYTGSGVLIMSASLLLLGSCYVLTQKIMNIKV; translated from the coding sequence ATGAAGATTTTGTTGCTTCTCCTCATTATTGGAGCGTTCAGCTGGTTTTTTCTTTTGTATTTGGAACGAAGAAAAGGAACATCTAAGAGAGCTGAATCTCAGCCCATCCAGCACCCGTCTGCAATTAACCATTTAATTGACTATAACCACTATCAACTAACCTCCAAGGAAAAAGTAAGTGCTATCCTGATGCTTGCCATACCAGCGTTCATTGTAGGCTACATTTTCTACAAAAGCTTCGTTCTTGCTGCAGTATTGGCTGCGGTAGGCTTCGCATTTCCCCGAATACGTAAGCAACAATTAATTCAATTACGTAAAAACAAATTGTATGTACAGTTTAAACAAGCACTAAGCTGCCTATCCTCCTCCATGACGGTTGGTAAGTCGATTGAAACAGCATTTAGAGAGGCACTAGGAGATTTGAAGATGCTGTATCCAGATCCCGCTTGCCTGATCGTCGTTGAATTTAGTATTATCTGCCGAAAAGTAGAGAATGGGGAGCCCATTGAAACAGCTCTGAAAAATTTAGCGGATCGCAGTCATCTAGAAGATGTAAGAAGCTTCACAGACGTTTTCTTAACTTGTAAGCGGACGGGTGGCAACTTGGTGGAGGTCATGAAACGAACTGCTGCGGTGATTGGCGAAAAGCTTGAAATTTCACAGGATATCTCCGTAATGATTGCACAGAAACGTTTTGAATCAAGGGTACTGCTCTTTGCGCCGATCGTTATTGTTGCCGTGCTTGCGTTCTCTTCTCCAGAGTATATGGATCCTCTTTATACAGGCAGTGGTGTACTTATCATGTCTGCAAGCTTGTTGCTGCTTGGTTCTTGCTATGTACTCACTCAAAAAATCATGAATATCAAGGTGTAG
- a CDS encoding type II secretion system F family protein: protein MFITQIAVCILLFLWGRVQYAEIIKAHPYPFQIKLLLPYSYLLIDKLNLMEKLPDFTAKVHHKLITLHGRSFAAHGSKWFLAELISVSTLCLVILTLLSILAGGDSSLFGFGLLTAAIVPMIMVRDLDAKIRKKQQLMILELPEILSAIVLLVNAGETVNRAWIRCVEARPHKAQTPLYKELAQAVHELEMNVSFAKVMEDFSKRCALHEVSVFTSTLLLNYKRGGSDFVVALHALSLDLWQRRKSVSRTLGEEASSKLVFPMVLIFVVVMVIVAAPALLMMKQ from the coding sequence GTGTTTATAACTCAGATTGCCGTTTGTATCCTATTATTCCTTTGGGGGCGAGTCCAGTATGCTGAGATTATCAAAGCTCACCCTTATCCGTTCCAGATAAAGCTGCTGTTACCTTACAGTTACTTGCTCATAGACAAGCTTAATTTGATGGAAAAATTACCCGATTTTACGGCAAAAGTACATCATAAATTAATTACACTGCATGGGAGAAGCTTCGCTGCACATGGCAGTAAATGGTTTCTTGCAGAGCTTATCTCGGTTTCGACTTTATGCTTAGTAATTCTAACTCTGCTATCCATTCTTGCCGGTGGAGATAGTTCTCTGTTTGGATTTGGTTTGCTAACCGCGGCTATCGTTCCCATGATCATGGTGCGTGATTTAGATGCGAAAATCCGCAAGAAACAGCAGCTGATGATCCTTGAATTGCCTGAAATATTGAGTGCGATCGTGCTGCTCGTAAACGCAGGAGAGACTGTAAATCGGGCATGGATTCGTTGTGTAGAGGCCCGGCCGCATAAAGCACAAACACCACTTTACAAAGAACTTGCACAAGCTGTTCATGAACTGGAGATGAATGTATCCTTTGCAAAAGTAATGGAGGATTTCAGCAAACGCTGTGCCCTTCATGAAGTGTCAGTGTTTACTTCTACTCTTTTGCTGAACTATAAGCGAGGTGGTAGCGATTTTGTTGTAGCGCTTCATGCACTTTCGTTGGATCTTTGGCAAAGAAGGAAGTCGGTGTCACGAACATTAGGTGAAGAAGCATCATCGAAGCTTGTATTTCCCATGGTCCTCATTTTCGTTGTCGTGATGGTCATCGTAGCGGCCCCAGCTTTACTTATGATGAAACAATAA